In Halalkalicoccus sp. CG83, a single genomic region encodes these proteins:
- a CDS encoding SGNH/GDSL hydrolase family protein — translation MSERHRDQNRDVNTSRSHERVRATRGRSRKERWNDDHAESKRSTVNVRIQSRIPDINNYDRSAQAYRESYVNPPNGYSIGVSACGGLESIVDSETAEDLIDEIERERHRRRRPGDDPVRPRQRAPTVNIGGRTKVPDDIVAWHWTLENEAGEIVSRTRRRANLGPDACGATVFAPKLGRYRANLRLELKEGEERATKSFQLRKDRLIISIGDSYASGQGVPDKNSHPLPDGGQSDPIWVEPKAHRSFKAGPALAAKEFENASEGNLVTFLSYASSGAEIKAGLLGAQHEWQDGGQLDEMKRAIGDRPIDALLLSIGGNDVGFADGLKELLYRIDKSQSKTVRETEAKIKGLNHDRGKERAKFDQLAERIKELNPEQVFITEYPTAHFDRDDGTVGDGCGAFNLDLSERITGIPSVVLPRISESDAQQIKRLGRKLNEAVKEAAEKHGWTYVDGIAEEFEGHGYCSNERYFVTVSESYGNQRDIQGTMHPNQKGQRVYADRIAATLQREIGNRRDRDRSVRDHRGRDRKRTGKTSRQRDSDADASNRNQPTRGDRRQGRGSRGSSNSGRRSGSVPDQRRQRR, via the coding sequence ATGAGCGAGCGCCACCGCGACCAAAATCGAGATGTAAATACATCGCGATCCCACGAGCGTGTACGGGCAACTCGTGGGCGATCACGTAAGGAACGGTGGAACGACGATCACGCCGAATCAAAGCGATCAACCGTCAATGTCCGCATCCAGAGCAGGATCCCGGACATCAACAACTACGATCGAAGTGCCCAGGCCTACCGCGAATCGTATGTCAACCCACCCAACGGCTATTCGATCGGGGTGAGTGCTTGTGGTGGGCTAGAGTCGATCGTAGATTCGGAAACGGCTGAAGATCTCATCGACGAGATCGAACGAGAGCGGCACCGACGTCGACGGCCCGGCGACGATCCAGTACGACCGAGACAGCGCGCCCCCACCGTGAACATCGGTGGCCGAACGAAGGTTCCTGATGATATCGTCGCCTGGCACTGGACCCTTGAGAACGAAGCCGGCGAGATCGTCAGTCGAACGCGGCGTCGCGCGAACCTCGGCCCTGATGCCTGCGGGGCAACAGTGTTCGCACCCAAACTCGGACGATATCGCGCAAATCTGCGGCTTGAGCTGAAGGAAGGTGAGGAGCGGGCAACCAAGTCGTTTCAGCTCCGCAAAGACCGTCTGATCATCTCGATCGGCGATTCGTACGCCTCGGGTCAGGGCGTTCCTGATAAGAACAGCCACCCGCTTCCAGACGGAGGACAATCTGACCCGATCTGGGTAGAGCCAAAGGCCCACCGATCGTTCAAAGCAGGGCCGGCGCTCGCAGCGAAAGAGTTCGAAAACGCCTCTGAAGGCAACCTCGTTACCTTCCTGTCGTATGCCAGCTCAGGCGCCGAAATCAAAGCCGGACTGCTCGGAGCACAACACGAGTGGCAGGATGGTGGACAGCTCGACGAGATGAAGCGAGCGATCGGTGATCGGCCAATCGATGCATTACTACTGTCTATCGGCGGTAACGACGTTGGCTTCGCCGATGGTCTCAAAGAGCTCCTCTACCGAATCGACAAAAGCCAGTCCAAAACGGTCAGGGAAACCGAAGCGAAGATCAAGGGCCTTAACCACGACAGAGGGAAGGAGCGTGCGAAGTTCGACCAGCTCGCCGAGCGTATCAAGGAGCTCAATCCCGAGCAGGTGTTCATCACGGAGTACCCGACTGCACACTTCGATCGTGACGACGGCACCGTTGGTGATGGGTGTGGTGCGTTCAATTTAGACCTGTCCGAACGAATTACGGGGATCCCGAGCGTCGTGCTCCCGCGGATCTCGGAAAGCGACGCCCAACAGATCAAGCGACTGGGCAGGAAGCTCAACGAGGCAGTCAAGGAGGCTGCGGAGAAACACGGCTGGACATACGTCGATGGTATCGCGGAGGAGTTCGAAGGTCACGGCTACTGCAGCAACGAGCGGTACTTCGTTACAGTGTCGGAATCGTACGGGAACCAGCGCGATATCCAAGGCACCATGCATCCTAATCAGAAAGGACAGCGGGTGTACGCTGATCGGATTGCAGCCACTCTTCAACGTGAGATCGGCAATAGACGGGACCGGGACCGGAGCGTTCGTGATCATCGGGGACGAGACCGTAAGCGAACCGGCAAGACGTCTCGGCAACGCGACAGCGACGCGGACGCGAGTAACCGGAATCAGCCAACACGGGGCGACCGTAGACAGGGACGGGGTAGTCGGGGTAGCTCGAACTCCGGGCGTCGGTCCGGCTCCGTTCCCGACCAACGGAGACAGCGTCGATGA
- a CDS encoding ArsR family transcriptional regulator, with protein sequence MLRCIELEVLATVERGDTISELATKLDYSESYLSRAVGDLVEKGLVYTERDGRRKRVIPSDSRAVEVYQDLVRQYSHIDFPDLLTRKALEVLYYLDQPRTVTEIANRSDNYRNTVNRVLKRFRDRGLVGTDDGRYDFNGEFNRLYEFARELAHHLHRQRLEAVAPTGTILWEDHDEFLAQTETEIDAENFHETGLARLAAFDLQFLLTRHHYYLYSEDLERVSPAELCCHTLLINDDTRHRSYCLLLLSHADIDESALQERAAQYGLEDEIDVLLRYLKTDGEVDDDRLPEWDEFQELAADYEVQLSQ encoded by the coding sequence ATGCTCCGGTGTATCGAGCTTGAGGTTCTTGCCACCGTCGAACGCGGTGACACAATCTCCGAACTCGCGACGAAGCTCGACTACAGCGAGAGCTACCTTTCTCGGGCCGTCGGAGATCTAGTCGAGAAGGGGCTTGTCTACACGGAACGCGACGGCCGCCGAAAACGGGTCATTCCCTCTGATAGCCGGGCCGTCGAAGTCTACCAAGATCTCGTTCGTCAGTACTCCCATATCGATTTCCCCGATCTGTTGACCCGCAAGGCTCTGGAGGTGCTGTACTATCTCGACCAGCCACGAACCGTCACTGAAATCGCCAACCGAAGCGACAACTACCGCAACACCGTCAACCGAGTTCTCAAGCGGTTCCGTGACCGTGGTCTCGTCGGCACGGACGACGGCCGTTACGACTTCAACGGGGAATTCAACCGACTATACGAGTTCGCACGCGAACTAGCCCACCATCTCCACCGACAACGCCTCGAAGCGGTCGCGCCGACCGGAACGATTCTCTGGGAGGATCACGACGAATTTCTCGCCCAGACCGAGACGGAGATCGACGCCGAGAACTTCCACGAAACCGGACTCGCTCGACTCGCGGCGTTCGATCTCCAGTTTCTGCTAACCCGCCACCACTACTACCTCTATTCCGAGGATCTGGAGAGAGTCTCGCCGGCGGAACTCTGTTGTCACACGTTGCTGATTAACGACGACACCCGCCACCGTTCGTACTGTCTACTGTTGCTCAGTCACGCGGATATCGACGAGAGCGCCCTCCAAGAGCGAGCAGCACAATACGGGCTTGAAGACGAGATCGACGTCCTGCTTCGGTACCTCAAGACGGACGGAGAGGTCGACGATGACCGTCTCCCTGAGTGGGACGAGTTCCAGGAGCTGGCGGCTGACTACGAGGTGCAACTATCACAGTGA
- a CDS encoding DUF6036 family nucleotidyltransferase, with protein sequence MRPTFGHEYIANEFQRIADGLSDPLTVCLIGGGVMSLRDLKGATKDIDLVVADGDAYGQLWAVLMDLGYTEVQSLDADYRALGATSCVENDDGCRLDIFHQQVANKLILTNGMRERSKPFLDTDRLTVRLVSNEDIFLFKLIAGRNDDIEDMNVLVQAGLDYDVVRDALEAQIDWLGDDQFVTFANEALVDLEERYGVTTLVEDRVQALTNRYYRGLEVLQILNEPTTADELATDLDLDVADVRERIAYLKEFDRVHQDGQTVRPAE encoded by the coding sequence GTGAGACCAACATTCGGACATGAGTACATCGCGAACGAGTTCCAGCGAATCGCGGATGGGCTGTCTGACCCGCTCACGGTCTGCCTAATTGGCGGTGGCGTGATGTCGCTGCGCGACCTCAAAGGCGCGACGAAGGACATCGACCTCGTCGTCGCGGACGGCGACGCGTACGGCCAGCTATGGGCCGTCCTGATGGACCTTGGGTATACGGAGGTACAATCCCTGGACGCTGATTATCGGGCGCTAGGCGCGACCAGCTGCGTCGAGAACGACGATGGGTGTCGCCTCGATATCTTCCACCAGCAGGTCGCGAACAAGCTCATTCTGACCAACGGAATGCGCGAGCGCAGCAAGCCGTTCCTCGACACGGACCGATTGACGGTGCGGCTGGTCAGCAACGAGGATATCTTTCTGTTCAAGCTGATCGCGGGTCGGAACGACGATATCGAGGACATGAATGTGCTCGTACAGGCTGGCCTTGACTACGATGTCGTCCGAGATGCACTCGAAGCACAGATCGACTGGCTCGGCGACGATCAGTTTGTTACCTTCGCGAACGAGGCCTTGGTGGACCTAGAGGAGCGGTACGGGGTGACCACGCTGGTCGAGGACCGTGTCCAAGCGCTGACGAACAGGTACTATCGGGGACTCGAAGTGCTTCAGATACTCAATGAACCGACGACTGCTGACGAACTCGCGACCGATTTGGATCTGGATGTCGCTGACGTTCGCGAACGGATCGCGTATCTTAAAGAATTCGACCGAGTACACCAGGATGGCCAAACAGTCCGTCCGGCGGAGTAG
- a CDS encoding amidase, with translation MATQFHLLEATVDEIHNAMRDGDITSKELVERYLARIDAYDRQGPELNSVVTINEDTVERAAELDERLETDGFVGSLHGIPVLVKDQVETAGITTTFGSEACVDYVPSADATIVAKLKDAGAIVLAKTNLPDWAAAYFGYSSANGQTKNPYDLDRDPGGSSAGTGAGVAANLGTIGVGEDTGGSIRVPSANCNLFGIRVTTGLISRTGLSPIVPRQDTAGPMARTVTDMTYLLDVLVGYDPEDSWTGAVAQTDIDSYTDCLNEEGLNGVRIGVLREAFESDDNPRAAPVNDVVDTALNRMAEAGAELVDPVAIPNITEQIEETTVYTYYATLYLNEFLAEREAIPYDSVGELYEAGAYHEDLGLLKAIAEMTADPEEELDFWRSSLGQESFRRDVLETFAANDLDAIVFPDVQVVPPTMSDLRERYTTANFPTNTPIGAQTQCPAISIPGGMTDTGLPVGVELLGKPYHEHQLIEMAYAYEQVTDTRQPPEIAPSLDAN, from the coding sequence ATGGCTACCCAATTTCACCTATTAGAAGCAACCGTTGACGAGATACACAACGCAATGAGAGATGGTGACATTACGAGCAAAGAACTCGTTGAGCGCTATCTCGCACGAATTGATGCATATGATCGTCAGGGTCCCGAATTGAATAGCGTCGTCACAATTAACGAAGATACAGTCGAGCGTGCGGCAGAACTAGACGAAAGACTAGAGACGGATGGATTCGTTGGCTCGCTTCATGGCATTCCAGTTCTCGTTAAAGACCAAGTGGAGACCGCCGGAATAACGACGACGTTTGGCTCCGAGGCTTGTGTTGACTATGTTCCGAGTGCTGATGCGACCATCGTCGCGAAACTCAAAGACGCTGGAGCAATCGTCCTAGCGAAGACCAATCTTCCGGATTGGGCTGCCGCGTATTTCGGTTACTCTTCGGCCAACGGACAAACGAAGAACCCATACGATCTTGATCGGGATCCAGGTGGATCCAGTGCTGGGACCGGGGCTGGTGTCGCTGCCAACCTCGGGACGATCGGTGTCGGTGAAGACACTGGTGGCTCGATTCGTGTTCCATCAGCGAACTGCAACCTGTTCGGTATTCGTGTGACGACCGGGCTCATCAGCCGAACGGGGCTCTCACCGATCGTGCCACGGCAGGATACTGCCGGACCGATGGCACGAACAGTCACTGATATGACGTATCTTTTAGATGTTCTCGTCGGATACGATCCAGAGGATTCCTGGACTGGTGCCGTAGCACAAACGGATATCGATTCGTATACGGACTGTCTCAACGAGGAGGGACTCAATGGCGTCCGTATCGGCGTATTGCGTGAGGCGTTTGAATCGGACGATAACCCTCGAGCAGCACCGGTAAACGATGTCGTCGACACGGCACTCAACAGGATGGCTGAGGCAGGCGCCGAACTAGTCGATCCGGTAGCGATTCCTAATATTACAGAGCAGATCGAGGAGACAACAGTATATACCTACTATGCGACACTGTATCTCAATGAATTTCTCGCAGAACGCGAGGCGATTCCATATGATTCTGTGGGAGAACTCTACGAAGCGGGAGCATATCATGAGGATCTAGGTCTCCTCAAGGCGATCGCTGAGATGACAGCTGATCCGGAAGAAGAACTCGATTTTTGGCGTAGTTCACTCGGCCAAGAGTCGTTTCGGCGTGACGTCTTGGAGACGTTCGCCGCTAACGATCTTGATGCGATCGTATTTCCGGATGTACAGGTAGTGCCACCAACGATGTCGGATCTCCGTGAGCGATATACAACAGCGAACTTCCCAACAAATACCCCAATTGGGGCACAAACGCAGTGCCCCGCGATCTCAATTCCCGGAGGGATGACCGACACGGGCCTCCCGGTAGGAGTTGAGCTTCTCGGGAAACCGTATCATGAACATCAACTCATCGAAATGGCGTATGCCTACGAACAGGTGACAGATACCAGGCAACCACCTGAGATAGCACCTTCACTGGATGCAAATTAA
- a CDS encoding alpha/beta fold hydrolase → MKAAGILTMSGGALTGTAAATEHVDNGDIDGEYGDVTGGTYIETPDGVPLYYTERGEGETIVLIHGWTCDSEYWWQKNVDALAENHHVVTYDLRGHGLSGKTDDGHTLSGYADDLDFLMGSLDIEDVTLVGWSMGVPIILTYLERCGNRRVRAIGLVDQTPKFYSEDGWEFALLGEFSEEGLAELVGGLESNRSETAKPIIQAFFAEPRSEERLAEMYARTTLTPTSVATAMLNDLVPKDFRDHLPRIDVPTLLLYGEHSAVFPGPLGEWMHEQIPDSDLVTFAESGHSPFWEEPEKFNTELAEFVARVTDTEPPVTN, encoded by the coding sequence ATGAAGGCGGCCGGCATACTTACCATGAGTGGTGGCGCGCTAACCGGTACTGCGGCTGCCACTGAACACGTAGATAACGGCGATATCGACGGCGAGTACGGAGACGTGACTGGTGGCACGTATATCGAAACACCGGATGGCGTACCGTTATATTATACCGAACGCGGCGAGGGCGAGACGATCGTGCTCATCCACGGCTGGACGTGTGACTCGGAGTACTGGTGGCAGAAGAACGTTGATGCGCTCGCCGAGAATCACCACGTCGTCACCTACGACCTCCGGGGCCATGGACTCTCCGGGAAAACAGACGACGGCCATACACTCTCGGGGTACGCGGATGATCTCGATTTCCTCATGGGGTCGCTCGATATCGAGGACGTGACGCTCGTCGGCTGGTCGATGGGTGTTCCGATCATATTGACCTATCTAGAGAGGTGTGGTAACAGGCGCGTCCGGGCAATCGGCCTCGTCGATCAGACACCGAAGTTCTACTCGGAGGACGGTTGGGAGTTCGCTCTCTTGGGCGAGTTCTCCGAGGAAGGTCTCGCTGAACTAGTGGGAGGTCTCGAATCGAACCGGTCCGAGACGGCCAAGCCAATCATTCAGGCCTTCTTCGCTGAGCCCCGCTCGGAGGAGCGGCTTGCTGAGATGTACGCCCGGACGACACTGACACCAACCTCGGTTGCAACGGCCATGCTGAACGACCTGGTTCCGAAGGACTTCCGGGACCACCTTCCGAGGATTGATGTTCCAACACTGCTCCTCTACGGGGAGCACAGCGCGGTCTTCCCCGGGCCGCTGGGCGAATGGATGCACGAACAGATTCCGGATTCGGACCTCGTGACGTTCGCTGAGAGTGGCCACAGCCCGTTCTGGGAGGAGCCAGAGAAGTTCAACACCGAACTCGCGGAGTTCGTCGCGCGGGTTACGGATACGGAACCCCCGGTGACAAACTGA
- a CDS encoding methyltransferase domain-containing protein codes for MSINEDRLKELIETATTDIGAIAYAPLAIIGDRLGLYDALAEHGPLTPRELADRTDTAERYVREWLAASAASDYVSYDPETKRYSLSPEQALLLADTVGPASPLAGLFQIAVAAGGSLPDIETAFRTGEGVGWHEHDEGVFEGMSRISELDFKENLVSDWIPALEGVDEKLREGARVADLGCGYGESTITMAQAYPHSTFVGVDYHEGSIEAARERAAAAGVADQVSFEVATAKKYTGAEYDLVTTFDCLHDMGDPVGVAKHVRETLAADGTWMIVEPLSGDQVDENLNPRGRMFYSMSTMLCTPNALDQEGSHALGAQAGEARLREVVTEGGFTQFRRATETPPFNMVLEAKP; via the coding sequence ATGTCCATCAACGAAGACCGGCTCAAAGAGTTGATCGAAACTGCTACTACAGATATCGGTGCGATCGCGTACGCACCGTTAGCCATCATCGGTGATCGGCTCGGACTCTACGATGCGCTCGCCGAACACGGACCGCTCACGCCACGCGAACTCGCCGACCGGACTGACACCGCTGAGCGGTATGTGCGCGAGTGGCTCGCCGCGAGTGCAGCCAGCGATTACGTGAGCTACGACCCTGAGACGAAGCGCTACAGCCTCTCTCCAGAGCAGGCGCTCCTGCTGGCCGATACGGTCGGTCCGGCATCCCCCCTTGCGGGCCTGTTCCAGATCGCCGTCGCCGCCGGGGGGTCGCTGCCTGACATCGAGACAGCCTTCCGTACCGGTGAAGGCGTCGGGTGGCACGAACACGATGAGGGGGTCTTTGAAGGCATGTCTCGCATCTCCGAATTGGACTTCAAGGAAAACCTCGTCTCCGACTGGATCCCCGCCCTCGAGGGAGTAGACGAGAAACTTCGGGAGGGGGCACGAGTCGCTGACCTCGGGTGTGGCTACGGCGAATCGACGATCACCATGGCACAGGCCTACCCACATTCGACGTTCGTCGGCGTCGATTACCACGAGGGGTCGATCGAAGCGGCACGCGAGCGTGCAGCTGCCGCCGGGGTGGCTGACCAAGTCAGCTTCGAGGTCGCGACTGCCAAGAAGTACACCGGTGCTGAGTACGATCTCGTCACCACATTCGACTGCCTGCATGACATGGGCGATCCAGTCGGTGTTGCAAAACACGTCAGAGAAACGCTCGCTGCCGATGGCACGTGGATGATCGTAGAGCCACTGAGCGGTGATCAGGTTGATGAGAATCTGAATCCGCGTGGGCGGATGTTTTATTCGATGTCCACGATGCTGTGTACGCCAAACGCGCTTGATCAGGAGGGCTCCCACGCGTTGGGCGCACAGGCCGGAGAAGCCCGACTGCGTGAGGTGGTCACTGAGGGCGGATTCACGCAGTTTCGCCGCGCGACCGAGACACCACCGTTCAACATGGTGCTCGAAGCAAAACCGTAG
- the treF gene encoding alpha,alpha-trehalase TreF: MRSLTSYPQLAGELFETVQLSGTFRDSKTFVDAVPDREPEEIGERFERERERPDFDIEEFVSESFTLPEDPVTAADPSRISMEWYIDELWEHLIRNPSEEREWSTLLSVPHRYIIAGGRFRESYYWDTYFAAIGLAVTGRINLIAELAENFAALIDQYGCVPNGNRLYYVSRSHPPMFCHLLDVLESERGTEAIQSYLPKLRREYEFWMDGSAGVTDADPASRRVVRTNHGVLNRHWDDRAAPREESYREDVSLAEATERENRQIYRDVRAACESGWDFSSRWLDDQNDLATIRTTELLPVDLNALCYAMECKLSRWELAFGNRERAERYAQAAERRQRAVEELCWDEEAGFYFDHCWSEGRRTETWSLAAVVPLFCGIATEHQAAAVAGHLEDRFLHPGGLVTTLTRSGEQWDSPNGWAPLHWMAAVGLYQYGHERLAELIAGRWLDLNRTVFDRTGRMLEKYDVTGGSGVGGGGEYPLQFGFGWTNGVALALPALFY; encoded by the coding sequence ATGCGCTCGCTCACCTCCTACCCCCAACTCGCCGGCGAGCTCTTCGAGACGGTCCAGCTATCAGGGACGTTCAGGGACTCGAAGACGTTCGTCGACGCCGTTCCCGACCGTGAACCGGAGGAGATCGGAGAGCGCTTCGAGCGCGAGCGCGAGAGGCCCGACTTCGATATCGAGGAATTCGTCTCCGAATCGTTTACGCTGCCAGAAGATCCCGTCACTGCCGCCGACCCTTCGCGGATCTCGATGGAATGGTACATCGACGAGCTCTGGGAGCATCTCATCCGCAACCCGAGCGAGGAACGCGAGTGGAGCACGCTGCTTTCCGTCCCACATCGGTATATAATCGCCGGTGGGCGGTTCCGAGAGTCCTACTACTGGGATACGTACTTTGCCGCCATCGGATTAGCCGTCACGGGACGGATCAACCTCATCGCCGAGCTCGCTGAGAACTTCGCGGCGCTCATCGACCAGTATGGCTGTGTCCCGAACGGAAACCGCCTCTATTATGTGAGCCGATCACACCCGCCGATGTTCTGCCACCTCCTCGATGTCCTCGAGAGTGAACGCGGGACCGAAGCGATCCAGTCGTACCTCCCGAAACTGCGACGCGAGTACGAGTTCTGGATGGATGGCTCAGCGGGGGTGACCGACGCCGACCCAGCCTCCCGTCGCGTCGTCCGGACTAATCACGGCGTACTCAACCGACACTGGGACGACCGCGCCGCCCCGCGCGAGGAGTCCTACCGGGAGGACGTCAGCCTCGCGGAGGCAACGGAAAGGGAGAACCGACAGATCTACCGGGACGTCCGGGCGGCCTGCGAGTCCGGCTGGGACTTCAGCAGCCGGTGGCTCGATGACCAGAACGACCTGGCGACGATTCGAACGACGGAACTACTTCCGGTCGACCTGAACGCGTTGTGTTACGCGATGGAGTGCAAGCTCTCGAGGTGGGAGCTGGCATTCGGAAACCGGGAACGCGCAGAGCGGTACGCTCAGGCCGCCGAGAGACGGCAACGCGCGGTCGAGGAACTCTGCTGGGACGAGGAAGCAGGCTTTTACTTCGATCATTGCTGGTCCGAGGGACGGCGGACCGAAACGTGGTCACTCGCGGCAGTCGTGCCACTGTTCTGTGGGATCGCCACGGAGCACCAGGCGGCCGCAGTCGCGGGCCATCTCGAAGACCGATTTTTGCACCCTGGCGGACTGGTGACAACGCTCACGAGGTCAGGCGAGCAGTGGGACTCTCCGAATGGGTGGGCGCCGCTTCATTGGATGGCGGCCGTGGGTCTCTATCAGTACGGCCACGAGCGACTCGCGGAGCTGATCGCCGGCCGATGGCTCGACCTCAACCGGACGGTGTTCGATCGGACTGGGCGGATGCTCGAGAAGTACGATGTGACGGGCGGCTCCGGGGTGGGCGGCGGTGGTGAGTACCCCCTGCAGTTTGGCTTTGGGTGGACTAACGGCGTCGCGCTCGCACTGCCGGCACTGTTCTACTAG
- a CDS encoding DUF7509 family protein, which translates to MRDRLIGELGELAHSRFLVYLMGPYKTFDVDALLDAAENDDHETLSSIPESVDFGTLVGSDIDLDQQEAVLDLLLYARDRLRTDPGVNAFLAIDIDVPLEEMDAATQSIEFALASNAVVYIVPRIGDNLGVGIETGSVLEAIFRQRDEPTPTTAHQERVLFIHESGVRSAMIAAVQDRWDARIYSYDDREDLVQQLRLFIRDLARREQRGDLPQLD; encoded by the coding sequence ATGCGCGACCGCCTGATCGGCGAACTCGGCGAGCTCGCCCACTCACGCTTTCTCGTCTATCTGATGGGACCCTACAAGACGTTCGACGTCGATGCACTGCTGGACGCGGCGGAGAACGACGACCACGAGACCCTGAGTTCGATCCCCGAGTCGGTGGATTTCGGTACACTTGTCGGATCGGATATCGATCTCGACCAGCAAGAGGCAGTACTCGATCTCCTGTTGTACGCCCGCGATCGACTCCGAACTGATCCGGGCGTCAACGCGTTTCTGGCCATCGATATCGACGTCCCGCTGGAGGAGATGGACGCTGCAACACAGAGCATCGAATTCGCGCTCGCAAGCAACGCTGTCGTCTATATCGTCCCGAGGATTGGTGATAACCTCGGTGTCGGCATCGAAACGGGATCCGTTCTCGAGGCGATCTTTCGTCAACGCGATGAGCCAACGCCGACGACCGCACATCAAGAACGAGTCCTGTTCATCCACGAATCCGGTGTCCGGAGTGCGATGATTGCTGCAGTGCAAGACCGGTGGGACGCTCGCATCTACTCGTATGACGACCGCGAGGATCTCGTCCAGCAACTCCGGTTGTTCATCCGTGATCTCGCACGACGAGAACAACGTGGCGACCTCCCACAGCTCGATTAA
- a CDS encoding ArsR/SmtB family transcription factor, translating to MSETDRSSPDADDLAGLLPEHSLLSLEQYLDMQRAIGNETRFRILHFLTEKGAQSAKELEQGLDLPSNTLHYHLDALVSVGLVENRKQKTPDSDGLYSYYRATSLGEGILEHGVRELIREEWDLLDAYSD from the coding sequence ATGTCCGAAACCGATCGTTCGTCCCCCGACGCGGACGATCTGGCAGGACTCCTGCCAGAGCACAGTCTCCTCTCTCTTGAGCAGTATCTGGACATGCAGCGAGCGATCGGTAACGAGACCCGCTTTCGGATTCTCCATTTCCTCACCGAAAAGGGAGCCCAGAGTGCGAAAGAACTCGAGCAAGGACTCGACCTCCCGTCGAACACGCTCCACTACCATCTTGATGCACTCGTTAGTGTGGGACTCGTCGAGAATCGAAAACAGAAGACACCCGACAGCGACGGTCTCTACTCGTACTATCGGGCCACCTCACTCGGGGAAGGGATACTCGAACACGGCGTCAGAGAACTGATACGCGAGGAGTGGGATCTCCTTGACGCGTATAGCGACTAG
- a CDS encoding DUF5828 family protein: protein MDESISGFKVRGTWADIVEHGESITRALRDAGTHTALSKPNSSYPDAFAEWDEWRPKPHEHIEDDISEKTAEQASVDEGKGEKVGESPTEDIQTAGEKLTESSEELEEDDDESSADKAGESMEHVARAADTAGRKALRKVEETVYDQVMTQISPYYFDNELMSANLERVTTGDEEEFIFEINVNDDDLKSMISERLTDEDAID from the coding sequence ATGGACGAGAGTATCTCAGGATTCAAGGTCCGCGGCACATGGGCCGATATCGTCGAACACGGCGAGTCTATCACGCGCGCGCTCCGGGATGCAGGGACTCACACAGCATTGAGCAAACCGAATTCGAGCTACCCCGACGCGTTTGCGGAGTGGGACGAGTGGCGTCCCAAGCCCCATGAACACATTGAAGACGACATCAGCGAGAAAACCGCTGAGCAGGCCAGCGTGGATGAGGGAAAAGGCGAGAAGGTCGGTGAATCGCCGACCGAAGACATTCAGACTGCCGGGGAGAAGCTTACCGAATCCTCGGAGGAACTGGAAGAAGACGATGACGAGAGTTCAGCCGATAAAGCGGGTGAATCCATGGAACACGTCGCCCGGGCAGCCGACACGGCAGGGCGAAAGGCCCTCAGGAAAGTCGAAGAGACCGTCTATGACCAGGTGATGACCCAAATCTCACCGTATTATTTCGACAATGAATTGATGAGTGCCAACCTCGAACGAGTCACGACCGGCGATGAGGAGGAATTCATCTTTGAGATCAATGTGAATGATGACGATCTGAAAAGTATGATTTCTGAGCGCCTCACCGACGAGGACGCGATCGACTAA